A region from the Vicia villosa cultivar HV-30 ecotype Madison, WI linkage group LG3, Vvil1.0, whole genome shotgun sequence genome encodes:
- the LOC131659128 gene encoding AT-hook motif nuclear-localized protein 28-like produces the protein MTTNNHRENLLMSTPSSKSPSSGAFFNGPSEQKEDLAAMPFKRCKGRPRGSKNKPKSYIEIEEEPDNIMKWVVIKIPTGDDIVQSLINVALHHRANITILGGFGLVSDVTLHNSVSQVPPLTISGSSQMVSISGTYFNTYNGVFIEPFHSSFSIFLAGDRGEVFGGTVVGKLKAAADILITATLSKKPEFYKGDTINKSIRKVEEDGLKGVNGVTDANSNHPNYQFLAPPPGFEDVKPWNHCIHTNNY, from the coding sequence ATGACCACCAACAACCACCGTGAAAATTTGTTGATGTCAACACCATCATCAAAATCACCATCCTCCGGAGCATTTTTCAATGGTCCTAGTGAACAAAAGGAGGATCTGGCTGCAATGCCCTTTAAGAGATGTAAGGGTAGACCACGGGGCTCCAAGAACAAACCCAAGTCCTATATTGAGATTGAAGAAGAACCCGATAACATCATGAAATGGGTTGTCATCAAAATCCCTACTGGAGACGATATAGTGCAGTCTCTCATCAATGTTGCTTTGCATCATCGAGCTAACATCACTATCCTAGGAGGTTTCGGTCTTGTATCTGATGTTACACTTCATAATTCAGTGTCCCAAGTCCCTCCGTTAACAATATCAGGATCCTCTCAAATGGTATCTATCAGTGGAACTTATTTCAATACCTATAATGGAGTTTTCATTGAAccttttcattcttctttttcCATTTTCCTTGCTGGTGATCGTGGGGAAGTGTTTGGTGGGACTGTTGTAGGCAAACTTAAGGCTGCAGCTGATATTTTAATCACAGCCACTCTTTCGAAAAAGCCTGAGTTTTATAAAGGAGACACCATAAATAAAAGTATTCGAAAAGTTGAAGAAGATGGCCTAAAAGGTGTAAATGGTGTTACGGATGCAAATTCAAACCACCCAAATTATCAATTCCTTGCTCCTCCTCCAGGTTTTGAGGATGTCAAGCCGTGGAACCATTGCATTCATACTAATAATTActag